DNA from Geobacillus vulcani PSS1:
GAAGTGATTGACGTCTTGAAGCGTTCAGAGAAAATTGTCCGCCATTTGCACATTCCGCTTCAGTCTGGGTCGAATACGGTGCTCAAGCGGATGCGCCGCAAATATACGGTGGAGTTTTACGCAGAGCGGCTCGCCCGGCTGCGTGAGGTGTTTCCGGAATTGGCAGTCACCTCTGACGTCATCGTCGGCTTTCCAGGCGAGACGGAAGAGGAATTCATGGAGACGTACAACTTTATTCGCGAGCAACGGTTTTCGGAGCTTCACGTCTTCCCGTACTCGAAGCGGACCGGCACGCCGGCAGCGCGCATGCCGAATCAAATTGACGAAGAAACGAAGCATGATCGCGTCCGCCGTCTCATCGCCCTTTCTGACCAGCTGGCGAAAGAGTACGCCTCTCGTTTTGAAGGGCAAGTGCTCGAAGTCATTCCGGAAGAGCGCGACAAAGAGCGGCCGGAGTTGTACGTCGGCTATACAGACAACTATTTGAAAGTCCGCTTTCCAGCGACGGAGGATATGGTTGGCGAGCTTGTCAAAGTGAAGATCACGAAAGCCGGCTACCCCTACAATGAAGGGGAGTTCGTCCGCGTGGTGCTCGATGAGATGGTCCGCCAGCCAAAGTGGGCTCATAACCCAGCCTGACCGCTGGGTTTTTTCTGTTTTTTTCGGGGACCATACGGGTGATGGCTAGTTTTTGCCTTGGCGTCATGGTATGATGATAGACGTCAGACCTTTTCGTGTAAATGGCAGAAAGGAGCAAATTCTCATGACGGTGAACATGGCCAAACTGATCGATCATACGCTGCTTAAGCCGGATGCAACGGAAGAACAGATCGTTCAATTATGCCAAGAAGCGAAGCAATACGGTTTCGCTTCCGTGTGCGTCAACCCGACATGGGTGAAGACGGCGGCGCGCGAGCTTTCCGGCACGGATGTCCGAGTCTGCACGGTCATCGGCTTTCCGCTTGGGGCAACAACGCCGGAAACAAAGGCGTTTGAAACGAACAACGCCATTGAAAACGGCGCTCGCGAAGTCGACATGGTGATCAACATTGGCGCGTTAAAAAGTGGGGACGATGATCTTGTCGAGCGCGATATCCGGGCAGTTGTCGAAGCATCGGCTGGCAGGGCGCTTGTCAAAGTGATTATTGAAACGGCGCTTTTGACCGATGAAGAAAAGGTGCGCGCTTGCCGGCTTGCGGTGAAAGCCGGCGCTGATTATGTGAAAACGTCAACCGGGTTTTCCGGCGGAGGCGCGACGGTCGAGGATGTTGCGCTGATGCGAAAAACGGTCGGCGATAGAGCAGGCGTCAAAGCGTCAGGCGGCGTCCGCGATCGGAAAACCGCTGAAGCGATGATCAATGCCGGCGCGACGCGCATTGGCACAAGCTCTGGAGTGGCGATCGTCACCGGCGGAACGGGCCGCGCTGACTACTAAACCCGGTTTCGGTCATGCAAAAACAGAATGGCCCTTTCGATGGCGCGGACAAATGGCAGGGCGGCCACTGAGCAAATGACGTTGAACAAAACGCTCACATGAGCGAGCTGCACATCAGGCGCTGGGCTGAGCCCGGCGGCGAGACGGGCGAGCGGCTCGGTCCAAAAGGCGAACAAGGCGGCGCCGGCGACGTTCAGCCATAGATGGGTGTAGGCGGTCAGCTGGGCCTCCTTGCTGGAGCCGATCGAAGCCAAAAGTCCGGTGATGCACGTACCGATGTTGGCGCCAAGCAACATCGCAATTGCCGCGGGCAGCGTCAACAGCTGTTCGTTTAAAAATCCCATGGCGATGCCGATTGTTGCCGCGCTCGAGTGAACGAGAGCAGTAAGGACAATGCCGACAAGAAGGCCGGCAGCGATGGATCGGTTTGTTTCTTTAAGCCATGCATCAACGAACGGGTGGGCGGCAAGCGGTTTAGCGAGGCTGCCAAAGCCGTCCATGGCAAACAGCACAGCGGCGAGACCGACGGCGGTCATGCCGATGCCGAGAACAAGGCGATGACGGCCGAAAAAAACAAGCAGCGCGCCGCTGACAAGAAGTGGGATGGCGCCATCACCGATATCGAGCGTCATCAGCTCGGTCGTGACCGTCGAGCCAATGTTGCTGCCTAAAATGATGCCGATCGATTGGCGGAACGATAAGTAGCCGGCGGCGACAAGGCCGACTGTCATCACCATCACCGCTGAGCTGCTTTGCA
Protein-coding regions in this window:
- the deoC gene encoding deoxyribose-phosphate aldolase codes for the protein MTVNMAKLIDHTLLKPDATEEQIVQLCQEAKQYGFASVCVNPTWVKTAARELSGTDVRVCTVIGFPLGATTPETKAFETNNAIENGAREVDMVINIGALKSGDDDLVERDIRAVVEASAGRALVKVIIETALLTDEEKVRACRLAVKAGADYVKTSTGFSGGGATVEDVALMRKTVGDRAGVKASGGVRDRKTAEAMINAGATRIGTSSGVAIVTGGTGRADY
- a CDS encoding Na/Pi symporter is translated as MASFVMLFAIYTALFLLGMFMMKAGLYTLSGHRLKQWLMRFTATPLQGFVAGLATTALLQSSSAVMVMTVGLVAAGYLSFRQSIGIILGSNIGSTVTTELMTLDIGDGAIPLLVSGALLVFFGRHRLVLGIGMTAVGLAAVLFAMDGFGSLAKPLAAHPFVDAWLKETNRSIAAGLLVGIVLTALVHSSAATIGIAMGFLNEQLLTLPAAIAMLLGANIGTCITGLLASIGSSKEAQLTAYTHLWLNVAGAALFAFWTEPLARLAAGLSPAPDVQLAHVSVLFNVICSVAALPFVRAIERAILFLHDRNRV